CTGGGCCACGGCAACGGGGACTGCGGTGGTTCCGCGTGGTGCGGGAACCGGTGTTTCCGGCGGGGCGCATGCAACGGACGGATGCATCGTCCTCTGCCTGGACCGGATGAACCGGATCCTCGAAATCAATGCGCAGGATGAGGTGGCCGTCGTCGAACCTGGCGTGGTCAACGCGGACCTGAACGCGGCCGCAGCGTCCCACGGGTTGATGTACGCGCCGGATCCGGCCAGCTACCTGACCTCCACCATCGGCGGGAATGTGGCCACCAATGCCGGTGGCCTGCGCTGCGCCAAATATGGAGTGACCCGTGACTCCGTACTGGCCCTCGACGTTGTCCTCGCGGACGGCACCCTTATCAGCACCGGTCAGCGTACCTTCAAGGGGGTCGCGGGATATGACCTCACGGGGCTTTTCACCGGGTCCGAAGGCACCTTGGGCATCATCGTCGGCATCACTGTCCGTCTGCGGTACCTGCCGGTGGAGATCCGTACGATCGCCGCGTTCTTCCCCGATTTCCCGACGGCGGCTGCCGGCGTTTTAGCCGTAGGTGCGGCCCGCGTACAGCCAGCCATCATGGAGCTGTTGGACGGTGCCACCCTGAGCGCCCTGGACGAAACGCACGGCAGTAACCTGCGCTCGAGGGGAAACGCCCTGCTGCTGATTCAAACCGACGGTTTCGGTGCCGGGGCCGAAGCCGACATGGTGCGGAGCGTACTCACAGAACATGCATCCGCCGTTACCAGTGAAGGGTCGGCCGAAGCCGTACGCCTGGTGGAGCTGCGCCGGCACAGCCGGGGAGACGGCGATGTAAACCAATCACGGGTAGGGGAGGACGTGGCCGTGCCGCGCTCGGCGCTGGTGCGGTACGTTGCGGACTTGGAGCGGATGGCGGCGCAGCATCGAGTGAACCTCAAGGTGGTGGCCCACGCGGGGGACGGCAACCTGCACCCGACCTTTTGGGTGCAGGCTGCCGACAAAAGTGGAGCAGCGCGGCTGGATGCGGCGCTGGATGAGTCCATATCCGTCGCCCTGTCATCCGGCGGAACCATCACCGGCGAACACGGTGTGGGACAGTTCAAGCTCCGGTGGCTGCCGCAGGAGCAGCAGGCCGAGGTGCTGGAGCTTCAACGCAGAATCAAAAGCGTGTTTGACCCTGCAGGCATCCTGAATCCCGGAAAGGCAATTGCCGGTTCGGGCTAAGGACCTTAGGAACTACTCCAGCCGCAGCCACACCGTACGGTTAGGCCGCAGACGCTTCCCTTCGAGAGCATCCGGAGCGCTGCCCAGCAGCAACGGCAGGTCCGGAAGCTCCACCGGCACGTCCCCCATATTCATGGCCACCAGGATGGTGCCGTTGACGAAAGCGACAAGTCCCTCGCCGTCGTGCTCCGGCCACCAGGCCAGGGAACCGTGGCCCAGGCGCAGCTGCCGGCGCAGTGCGAGGGCACTACGGTACAGGTTCAACGTCGAATCGGGGTTACGCTGCTCGATATCCCGGGAATGCCTGCCCCAGATAGGGGGCTGCGGCAGCCAGCTCTCGCCAGTGGAACTGAAGCCGTAGCTGGGGAGGTTCGCCTTCCAGGGCAGCGGCACGCGGTTGCCGTCCCGTCCGACGCGGACACCGGCGGTGCGGTGGAACGTCGGATCCTGCCGGAACTCGTCCGGGAGCAGTGTATGGTCCGGCAGCCCGAGTTCCTCCCCCTGATAGAGGTAAACACCGCCGGGCAGTGCCAGCATCAGCAGCGTGGCAGCACGGGCACGGGCAATACCGAGTTCGAGGTTCGGCTGTTCGTCCCGCGGCCCGAGGCCGTCTCCGCTGCGGGGGCCGGCGCCGGTCAGGCCGAAGCGGCTGGTGTGCCGGACGACGTCGTGGTTGGAGAGCACCCACGTGGTGGGTGCCCCGACCCGGTCGAACGCCTGCAGGGAAGACTCGATGACTTCCCGCAGCGCGGGGGCGTGCCAGGGGTGGTGCAGGTAGGCGAAGTTGAACGTCTGGTGCATTTCGTCCGGGCGCACCCAGTCGCTGAGGCGTTCGATGGGGTCGATGGTCGCTTCGGCGCAGAGCACCCGGTCGCCGTCGTAGGAGTCCAGGATCTTCCGCCAGGACCGGTAGATGTCGTGGATGCCGGGCTGGCCGAACATCGGGGCCGCATGGCCGGGGAACCCTTCGGAGGAGGACCCGTCGGCGCGTCCGCCCCAGTCCGGGAGCCCGGATTTCTTGATCAGTGCGTGGGCGACGTCGACGCGGAACCCGCCGACGCCGCGGTCCAGCCAGAACCGCAGGATCTTCTCGAACTCGGCGTGCACGGCGGGGCTGTCCCAGTTGAAGTCCGGCTGGGAGGTGTCGAACAGGTGCAGGTACCACTGTCCGGGGGTGCCGTCGGGTTCCGTAACGCGGGTCCAGGCCGGGCCGCCGAAGTGCGACTGCCAGTTGTTCGGAGGGTTTTCCCCGTGTTCGCCGGTGCCGTCGCGGAAGATGAACAGGTCCCGGGCCGGGGAGCCGGCGGGGGAGGTGAGGGCAGCCTGGAAGAGGGGGTGCTGGTCGGAGCAGTGGTTGGGGACCAGGTCCACAATGATGCGGATGTTATGGCGGGAGGCTTCGGCGACGAGGGCGTCGAAGTCGTCCAGGGTGCCGAAGAGGGGGTCCACGGAGCAGTAGTCGGCGACGTCGTAGCCGGCGTCCTTCTGGGGTGAGCGGTAGAAGGGGGAGAGCCAGATGGCGTCGATGTCGAGTTCGGCCAGGGTGGGGATCTCGGCGGTGATGCCGGGCAGGTCTCCGACTCCGTCTCCGCGCAGGTCACGGAACGAGCGCGGGTAGATCTGGTAGATCACCGAGGACCGCCACCATTCACGGCCGGTGGACGGCTCATGCACGGGGACCAGCCTGGAGACGGCTGAAGCGGTAGTCAGCTGTTCAACCATTCAGGGCGTCTTCCTTCCGCAGGTTATATGGACTAACACTTCCATTTAACGTCCGGGATTCCTCCGGAGATGCGAACTGCAGCCGGAATCACACGAGAGGTTTGCCACGCATTTATGAGACGGTGGGCACACCTCGGGCAGACCTATAAGCTGGGGACAGACCACATCGGCGGCCGGTCCCGGTGCCGGCATGTCTACTTACCCAAGGGGAACAACGTGTCTGAAAACCGCCCAGACGGGCAGCCCGGCGCCAACCCGGGAGCCAATAACGAGAATGCTTCGGACGACGGCCAGTACGGTCCTCCGTCCCCGCAGCCAGGCTATCCCGGAGTGCCCGACCCGACGGACAGTACCGCATATCCGTCCTACGGACAGCAGGACAGCTACCCCGGAGGTGGCCAGCAGACGCCGGCCTACAGCCAGCAGCAGGGTTACCCCGGCTACGGCGAACAGCCGGCGTACCCGGCCTACGGCCAGGCCGGTTACCCGGTGCCGCGTCCGAACCCCGGACAAGCCATGGGCATCGCCGGCCTTGTCACATCCTTCTTCTTTTCCGTACTCGGTCTGGTGCTGAGCATCGTGGGCCTGACCCAGTCCCGCAAGGCAGGGATGGGTAACACCCCCGCCGTCATAGGCATCGTCGTCGGCAGCCTGGGAACCATCTTCGGGGTGCTGATGTTCATCTTCATCGTCCTCGCGGCCACGGCCAGCCGGTATTAACCGGGAACCGCCGCCAGCCGCAGGAGCACCTGCTTAGGCCGGCGCTCCTCCGGCATCCAGGATTTCCATCGTCCGGGTATCGGTGCTGAGCAGGATGGCGGCTTCATCCCGGCGGTGCCGGAGGATGGTGTCCATGTAGGACTGCACCGCTTCCGCCATCGGCACATTGCGGTTGGCCTTTTCGGACATGTACCACCGGTGCTCCAGGACTTCATGCACCACTTCGGCGGCTTCCAGCTTGCTGCCCAGGTCGCGGGGGACGGCTTTGACGATTGGTTCGAACACCTGGGTGACCCACAGGTGCGCACTGAGCTCTTCATCGAGTTCCGGATGACTGGTCACCCGGTAGGAGTCCAGGTCATTGAGGAGCCTGCGGGCCTGGTTTTCCTGGGCATCGATTCCGGTCAGGCGCAGCAGCCGGCGCTGGTGATGGCCGGCGTCGACCACCTTAGGCTGCAACTGGACCTGCGTCCCGTCGGGGGTGGTGCTGATGCTGAGCTCGTCGACGTCGAATCCCAGGTCATTGAGGCGGCGGATGCGTGCATCCACGCGCCACCGGTCAGCCATCCCGAAGGATTCCCGCTCCGTCAGCTCCGCCCAGAGCCGGCGGTAACTGTCCATGATCCGTTCGCTGGTGGCCAGCGGATCCACGGATTCCTCAATCAGGCCGCCCTCCGCGAGGTCCATCAGTTCTCCGGCGATGTTGACCCGGGCGATTTCCAGGTCGTATTCACGCTGGCCGTTGGAAAGCTCCGGGTAGAGTTCACCGGTTTCGGCGTCCACGAGGTACGCCGCGAAGGCGCCGGCGTCGCGGCGGAAGAGGGTGTTGGACAGGGACACGTCGCCCCAGTAAAAGCCCGCCAGATGCAGGCGGACCAGCAGCAGCGCCTGCGCGTCGATCAGGCGGGTCAGGGTCACCTCGCGCAGGGTCTGGGAGAAGACGGCACGGTAGGGCAGGGAAAAGCGCAGATGCCGGGTGACCAGGACCGGCTGCAGCTCTTCGCCCGCGGAATCCATGCGCCCGGTGATCACGGCCACGGGCGCCACCGCGGGAACATTCAGCCGGCGGAGCTTGCGCAGCATGTGGTATTCCTGCCGGGCCACGTGTTCGCTGGTTTCCTTAATGGCAATCAGCGAATCGCCCAGACGGGCGAAGCGGACAACGTGGCGGGAGATGCCGCGGGGGAGGGCGGCCAGGTTCTCCTTGGGCCATTCCTCGAGCGGAATGTGCCAGGGCAGGTCCAGCAGTGCCGGGTCCATGGAAGCGGCCGTGATGTTCAACGACCCAAGTGTGTTGATCCGTTGGGTCGAGGACCGTGTGGTGCGGGGCAGCTTGCCGGCCTGCTCCCAGTCGGTGGGTTCATTCTGCCAACTGGCAGGTGCAGCGTCTGTCATAGGCGAAAGCCCTTACATCTCAAGCATGCGTTAAGGAAAAAGCGGTGGCTCCCCATCTCAGAGTTTAGTTGAGCAGGGAAGCCACCGCATGCTGTTACGGTGCGGGTTAGGCCTGTTCCGCCAGCCGTTCCCCGTTGGAGGTATCGAACAGGTGCACGTGGCCCTTCTGCGGGCGGACGTGGAGCGTGTCGCCCTTCAGCGGAGGACGCCGTCCATCGACCCGGACCACCATGTCGTAATCCTTGCCGTCGATGCTGCTGTGGCCGTATACGTAGGCGTCGGCGCCCAGCTCCTCGACAACGTCGACCTCCACCCGCAGGCCTTCGCCCTCGGGCACCGTTTCCAGGTCCTCGGGACGGACACCCAGGGTCACCGTGTTGCCGGCGGCCGCACCGAGAACGGAACTCTCCACCGGGTAGACGGCACCGCCAAAGGCAACGCCGCCGTCGACCACCGGAAGCTCGAGCAGGTTCATGGCGGGGGAGCCGATGAAGCCGGCAACGAACACGTTCCGGGGGTGGTCGTAGAGGTTCCGCGGGGTGTCGACCTGCTGCAGGATGCCGTCCTTCAGCACCGCGACCCGGTCACCCATGGTCATGGCTTCAACCTGGTCGTGGGTGACGTACACGGTGGTGACCCCGAGGCGGCGGGTCAGCGACGCAATCTGGGTGCGGGTCTGCACACGCAGCTTGGCATCCAGGTTGGACAGGGGCTCATCCATCAGGAAGACCTGCGGGTTACGGACAATGGCCCGGCCCATGGCAACACGCTGGCGCTGGCCACCCGAGAGTGCCTTCGGCTTGCGGTCCAGGAAGTCTTCGAGGTCCAGCAGCTTTGCCGCCTCGCGGACGCGTTCAAGCCGCTCTTCCTTGCCGATGCCGGCAATCTTCAGGGCGAAGCCCATGTTGTCCGCCACGGACATGTGCGGGTACAGCGCATAGTTCTGGAAAACCATGGCGATATCGCGGTCCTTGGGCGGAACGTCGGTGACATCCCGGTCGCCGATCAGGATCCGCCCGGAGTTGACGTCTTCGAGACCGGCGAGCATGCGCAGCGAGGTGGATTTTCCGCAGCCCGACGGGCCGACGAGAACCAGGAATTCGCCGTCGGCGATTTCGAGGCTGAGGTTGTCTACCGCGGGACGTTCGGTCCCCGGGTAGAGGCGTGTGGCCTGGTCAAACGTTACCGTTGCCATGGTGTTTCCCTTCACGGGCAGGTACGTGCCCGACGATCCGTTGTGAATGGAGAGCTATTGAGTTGGATGTAGAGCCGCATGGCACAGGTCTTCTCCGACCTGTGGTGCGGGTCACAGGGTCAGTATGGCACAGGTTGGCAGAAGGCGACCGGGCACCGGCCGCAGGTATCAGCTGGCGGTGGCGTCGGCGCGCAGTCGCGCAAGTTCGACCAGGACGCCGGTGAACGCCTCGGGGGATGCGACCCGGTAGGCCGCGGCAGTGGTTCCCTCGCCCACCTTGATTCCGACGTCGCCGGGGGCAAGGGCCTCGAAGCCGCGTTCGTCGGTGACATCGTCCCCGGCGAAGAGCACCGCCGTCGCGCCGGTCAGCTGGCGCAGGGCCCGGATACCCTCGCCCTTGTTGGTGTGGACCACCGAGGCCTCCAGTACGGACTTGCCGTCGGTGACCTGCACGCCGTCGAGCAGGCTCAGTTCCCGCCGGGCCTCGGCTGTGGCTGCGGCGGCAACCGCCCCGGACACGCTGCGTGTATGCAGGACGACGCCGGCGGGCTTGTCTTCGAGCCGGCAGCCCGGGTGGCGGGCGGTCACGGATTCCACCGCTGTGCGGGCCCGGGCCAGCAGCTCGGCCTGTTCGGCGGTCAGCTGCAGGGGTTCCTGGTTGGGTCCGGTCCAGGTCTCGGCACCGTGGCTGCCGATAAGGAGGGTTTCCGGGTCCGGTGTGGCTACGGTGCGCAGACTGTCCAGCGCGCGTCCGGAAATGAACGCGGTGACGGTCTCCGGGAGGGTGGCCAGGGCGCGGACCGCTGCGGCCGAGCCGTCCAGCGGCCGGGCGTCCTCGGCATGCTCCACCAGCGGGGACAGCACCCCGTCAAAGTCCAGCGCCACGAGCAGTTTCCCGGTCCGGGACAGGGTTTCCAGCGCCTCCTGCAGGCGCGCGTCCTGCACACTCATGACTGGTCCTGATCCTGGGTCTGCTCCCGGTCCTGGTCCTGTTCGAGGGCATCCAGGAAGTTGCGGGACCAGCGTTCGACGTCGTTCTGCAGCACCTGGCGGCGCATCAGGCGCATCCGGCGGCCGGCTTCCCGGGCCGGCATGTTTACCGCGGTGAGGATGGCGGCCTTCAACCCGTCGATGTCGTGCGGGTTGACCAGCACTGCCTGCCGCAGCTGGTCGGCTGCTCCGGTGAACTCGGAAAGGACAAGGGTGCCGGTGTTGCCGGTGCGGGCGGCCACGTATTCCTTGGCCACCAGGTTCATGCCGTCGCGCAGCGCGGTGACCAGCATGACGTCGGCGGCCAGGTAGAGCGCCACCATCTCCTCTACCGGATAACTGTGGTGGAGGTAGCGCAGTGCCGTATTGGAGATGGTGTCGAAAGTGCCGCTGATCCGGCCCACCGTCCCCTCCACCTCCTCGCGCAGCAGCCGGTACTGTTCCACGCGCTCGCGGGATGGGCTGGCGACCTGGATCATGGCTGCGTTTTCCACCGTGATCTTGCCGTCTTCGAGGAGCTCCCCGTACGCCTTGAGCCGGTGGCTGATGCCCTTGGTGTAATCCAGGCGGTCCACGCCGAGCAGCACGGTGTCCGGGTTGCCCAGTTCACGGCGGATCTGCTTGGACCGCTCAATGACATCTTCACGCTGCGCCAGCTCGGTGATCTGGCTGGAATCGATGGAGATGGGGAATGCCTCGGCCCGGGAGACATAGGAGAGTCCATCTTCCGTGGTGACATTTACCTGCTGCTGGCGGATGGTGTACCCGGCGAAGCGGCGCACGCAGCGCAGGAAGTTGCTGGCGTCCGAGGGGCGCTGGAACCCGATCAGGTCCGCCCCGAGCAGGCCCTCGATGATGTTCCGGCGCCAGGGCAGCTGGGCGAAGATTTCCAGCGGAGGGAAGGGAATGTGGTTGAAGAAGCCGATCTTCAGGTCCGGGCGTGCCTGGCGCAGCAGCTGGGGGACCAGCTGCAGCTGGTAGTCCTGGACCCAGACCGTGGCGCCCTTGGCTGCCACTGAGGCGGCGGCGTCGGCGAAGCGGCGGTTCACCGTCCGGTAGGCGTCCCACCAGGTGCGGTGGAATTCCGGGGTGGCGATCACGTCGTGGTAGAGCGGCCACAGCGTCGTGTTGGAGAAGCCCTCGTAATACAGTTCAACTTCATCGGTGCTCAGCGGCACCGGCTTGAGGTGCATGTTGTCATGGTCGAAGGGCTCGACCTCTTCGTCCGGAGATCCCGGCCAGCCCACCCACGCGCCGTCGGCCTTGGCCATCACGGGAGCCAGCGCAGTGACCAGCCCGCCGGGGGACCGGCGCCAGGTTTCGCCGTCGGCTCCGCTGACCCGGTCAACGGGAAGCCGGTTGGAAACGACGATGAAATCGAAGTCGCCATAGCTGTCCGGAGCGTCTTCCTTGGAACTCGGATCCGCCTCAGCGTTCACGAATGGCACCCCTCTGTTGAAAAGTCATATATTGCCACTCTATCGAAGGGCGGAAACTTTGTACCGCCCACAGCCGTTGGCCGAACGGCCGTCGCGGCTGTTCCGCCTACACTGGTGTTGAGCTGAGAGGCCCGGAAACGTGGCCGGCGTTGAGAGACATGAGGAATTATGACTGACCGGAATCCCAAGCCGACCAAGGCTGAGCGCACTGCCGCTGCCCGCGAGCAGGCGCGCGCAATGCGCGAAGCCCAACAGAAGAAGGAGCGGCGCAACCGACTTCTGGCGATCTGGGGGGTGGTGGTGGCCGTAGTTGCCGTCATTGCGATCGTGGCCGTGATTGTGGTCAACAACGCAAACAGCAAGATCCCTTCCGCCGGTGAGTCGCCGGCCAATGCGAACGAATACGGCGGCTTCACCCTGACGTCGACCACCGCGCTGCAGCCGACCGAGAGGTTCGACTTCGACACCGAGGACCTCCCCTCCCCGCCGGAGGAAGCTGCTGAGGACGCTCCCGTTCCCCCGGGCATCACGGCCGGCGAGAAGGGCCAGCCGGTGCCCATCGTGGAATACGTGGACATCAACTGCGTGCACTGTGCCGACTTTGCTGCCACGTACGACGACCAGATCTCCCAGTGGCTTGATGCCGGGGAAATCACCTACGAGTACCGCACCGTGGCCTTCCTGGACCGCAGCTCGGCCACCAACTACTCCTCCCGCGGCGCCAACGCGGCGGCCTGCGTGGCCGATGAAAGCCCCGAGTCCTACTGGGACTTCATGAAGGCCATCTTCGCCCAGCACGCCTCCGGTGAGGTGAACAATGACGGGCTTGTGGACATGGCCGCGTCCGTCGGCGCCGATACTGAGGGCATGGAAGACTGCATCGAGGACGACACCTACCGTCCGTTCGTGAAGTACGCGGACCAGTTGGCCCGCGTGGACGGCATCTCCGGCACCCCCACCGCATACGTCAACGGTGCGGAAGCGGACCTGAACACGTTCGTGGAAACCGTCCAGGGCGCAATCGACGCCAACAAGTAGTCTGCTCCGAGTCCGGGGCCCCCGTTCTGCGCGGAAACCTTCCAGTTTCACGCGGGCGGGCGCTCTGGGCTAACCTTGTGTAGCGCTGTTTGTTCGCACCTGTTTCTTGGGGTGGACGACGGCGGCGCCGCCGGCCTGGTCTTTCCGACCGCCGGCAGCGCCCCCTTAGCTCAGTTGGCCAGAGCACCTGTCTTGTAAACAGGGGGTCGCCGGTTCGAATCCGGCAGGGGGCTCCACGAAACCCCTCCTGATCAGGCGAAACGTCCGATCGGGAGGGGTTTTTCCATGTCCGGGTTCGGCTCCGGTCCGGGAAAACTGCGGGCGCCGGCGCGGCATAGGATTAACGGCGAGAGTTACTGCGCGCGTCTTAGGAGTCTCCAATTGGTTATGCCCCGGAACCTGTTCCTCGTCCGTCACGGACAGAGCGAAGCGAACGTTATGCAGAGGGCGTCCAGGGCAGGGGACCCGAGCCTCTACACCGAAGAGACCATGACCGTCCCGGACCGGTCGTGGCGGCTCACGGAACTCGGCGTCCAGCAGGCCAAGGTCGCAGGAGCCTGGATAGCCGAGCAGAATGTTGAGTTCGACCGGGCCCTGGTGTCCGTTTACACCCGGGCCCGTGAGACGGCTGCACACCTGGGACTGGACGTGCGTTGGGAAGAAAACCGCGTGATCCGTGAGCGTTCGTGGGGTGAGATCGGTCCCATGTCCAAGCAGGATTTTGCGCGGAAGTACGCACAGAACGCGGCGTACCGGAAAAACGATCCGCTGTACTGGGCTCCTCCCGCGGGTGAGTCCATTGCGAATGTCGCGGAGAACCGGGTGCGGAACATCCTCAGCACCCTGCACCGCGAAAACGCCCGGGACAATGTCCTCCTGGTCACCCACGGCGAATTCATGTGGGCGACGCGCCTGGTGCTGGAGCGCTGGAGCGACGAAGAGTTCCTGAAGCGGAATGCGGACAGGGCGGAGATGATCCACAACTGCACAGTCCTGCAGTACACCAGCACCGATCCGAAGGACCAGGACGACGTCCGCGAAAAGCTCAACTGGGTCCGGCGGTGTTGGCCCGTTCAGGTGGACGGGGAGTGGACCATGTTCGTCGGCGAGTGGGAAGAATTCGACCGGAAATACTTCACCGGCGAGGACCTCCTGGAGCGGGCTGAAGCCAACCGGCATTTCCTTGAAGGCTCGTTTGGCAGCTGAGGGCAACCTCGGCCGTGCTTAGGCGATAAAAAGCCGGGACCGGAACAGGCGTAACCACCCGGTCCGGCCCCGGCTCTGAAGACGGGATCTTCCTTCTTACTGCACCATTTCCAGCAGCGCCGAATACGAAGACTGGGCGCCCTCGCGGGTGGCAGCCAGTGCGCCGGCACGGGCCGCAAACTCGGCAGCCTGTGCCAGTGAATCACCGGCGGCGAGCCGGGCAGCCGTAGCGGCCGTGAAGGCGTCGCCGCAGCCGGTGGTGTCCACCGCCGTCACCCGGGTGGGGGCAATGGCAACCACGCGGTCCGCGCTTTCAGCGGTGCCGTCCAGTACGACGGCGCCCTCGCCGCCAAGCGTGATGATCGTGCGGCGCACGCCCAGGCGCGCCAGAGCGGCGATGACCCTTTCCCAGTCCGACGCCGGATCCGCCAGTCCCGTCACCAGCGCCGCTTCGTGGGCGTTGAGCAGCAGGACGTCGGTGAGGGCCAGCAGCCCGGCCGGTACCTCGCGGTACGGCGAGAGGTTCAGCAGTACCTGCGCACCGGCGTCGTGCCCTGCCTGCGCCGCTGCGGTGACCGCTTCGAGCGGCACCTCCAGGCTCAGGCACAGGACCGCGGCGTCCTCAAAGAGGTCCGCCGGAAGCTCGGCGCCGGTCACGGTGCCGTTGGCTCCGGGGGAAACGATGATGGTGTTTTCCCCGGCGGCGTCCACCACGATCATGGCCGTGCCCGTCGCGGTGCCGGTGCGGCGCAGGACGCGGGAAGCGTCCACGCCGGCACCGGCGGCCGCCTTGAGCAGCAGGTCCCCGTGCCCGTCGGCACCCACGGCTCCGAAGAGCCGCACATCGGCGCCCAGCAGGGCGGCGGCGGCGGCCTGGTTGGCACTCTTGCCGCCGGGAACAATGACCAGTTCGGACCCGTTCAAGGTTTCCCCGGGGGAGGGGAAACGATCGGTGCGGACGGTCAGGTCGGCATTAAGCGAACCGACAACTACAACTTTTCCGGCGGACATGCAGGGATTCTCCTAGGGTGGCGGACGGGGTCAGCGGTGGTCGGTCTCGGCGGGCTCAACCTCGGCGGCGACCGGCCTCGGGATGAGGAAGGATGAGGCCAGGGCCAGCGCCAAGATGACCAGACCGGCAATAATACCGGCGTAGTACCCGGTGTCCCCGGCGCCGTCGGCCGGGGTGGCAGCGGTCTTCACCGCGTAGATCACCGCGAAGCTCAGGCCCGCACCCAGGTTGAAGGCGCCGGCATTGAGGCCGGGGAGGAAACCGGGGTTCTCCTTTGGGGAGAGCACGATGCCCAGGCCGTTGAGCATGATGTTGCCGATGCCGGCGTAGGTGATGCCGATCAGCACGGACACGCCCAGCAGGCCCAGCTTCGAGTCGCTGCCAACCACCAGGAGCATCAGTGCCAGGGTGATGACCGAGCCGATCATGCCGATCCGCAGCACCTTGCCGTAGCCCCAGGTCGCCGCCAGGCGGCCGGCGAGCGGACCGAGCAGCAGTCCGGCGAGGGCATAGGGTGTCAGGGTCCACCAGGCGGACTCTTCCGCACCCATGCCGAACCCGACGGCGCCGTCCTGCGCCAGGGCGGGGATGATGCCGTTGATCACCGCGAAGACGCCGGTCATGGTCAGCAGTGTGGTCAGCAGCAGCGCCCAGGTGGAGCGCTGCTTGAGCAGGTAGGTGGCGACCAGCGGCTGTTCAGTGCGGTTCTCCACCTTCCAGAACACCACGAACGCGATCACGCCGATGACGGTCAGGCCAGCCACCAGGAGCCAGTTGGCATCCGACAGTTTGCCTGCCTCGTTGACTGCGGTCAGCAGGGTGCCCACGGAGATGACCAGCGGGACAACGCCCACCCAGTCCATCTTTTCCTTCTTCTCGGCCCGGGATTCGGGGGCCAGGAAGAAGAGCAGGGCCGTGGCGACCGCACCGACAATGGCCATGGCCCAGAAGACCGAAGCGAACCCGTGGTTTTCCGCGAGGTAGCCGCCGGCGACGGCGTCGACCCCGGCAATGCCGCCGTTGACCGCTGTGATGACGCCCATCAGGGTGCCGTACAGCTTGGGGTCGCGGATCTCGACGCGGAGCATGATCAGCGTCAGCGGGACCACCGGGCCGGAAACACCCTGGATCAGGCGGGCAATAAAGAGGACTTCAATGCTCGGTGCCAGGGCGGCCACCACGGAACCGATGGTCAGGACCACCAGCATGCCGGTCAGGACCTTCTTGCGGCCGATGATGTCGCCGAGGCGGGGAAGGAACAGGGAGAACAGTGCGGCCGCGGTGAAGAACGCGGTCTGCGTCAGGCCGACTGCCGCCGAGGTGGTGTCCAGTTCCTCCTCGATGCTGACCAGTGCGGGGGAGAGCATGGAGGCGTTCAGCTGGAACGCCACGCAGGCGGCCAGCAATGCTGCCATCAGGGCGCCGACGTTTACCCGCCGGCGTGCGGTTTCAGTCACCGGGTCACCTCTGCTTTGGGCTTGGTGTCTTCCGGCTCAGCCACGGGGGCGACTGCCTCGGAGCCGGTCTTGGCGGGCTTGGGGATCAGGAACGAGGAGGCCAGGGCAAGGCCCAGAATGATGACGCCGGCAATGATGCCGCCGTAGTAGCCTTCGGTTCCGGACCCGTCCGTAACGGTGGTGGCGGTCTTGGCCGCGTAGATCACGGCGAAGCTCAGGCCGGCACCCAGGTTGAAGGCACCGGCGTTGAGGCCGGGCAGGAAGCCGGGGTTTTCCTTCGGGGAAAGCATGACTCCCAGGCCGCTGAGCATGACATTGCCGATGCCGGCGTAGGTGATGCCCACGAGGATGGAAACGGCCAGCAGGCCTGCCTTGGAGTCGCTGCCGACCACGGGAAGCATGAGCGCCAGCGCGATGACGGACCCGATGGTGCCGATGCGCAGTACCTTGGCGTAACCCCAGCTGCCGGCCAGGCGCCCG
This window of the Arthrobacter sp. zg-Y919 genome carries:
- a CDS encoding glycoside hydrolase family 13 protein yields the protein MVEQLTTASAVSRLVPVHEPSTGREWWRSSVIYQIYPRSFRDLRGDGVGDLPGITAEIPTLAELDIDAIWLSPFYRSPQKDAGYDVADYCSVDPLFGTLDDFDALVAEASRHNIRIIVDLVPNHCSDQHPLFQAALTSPAGSPARDLFIFRDGTGEHGENPPNNWQSHFGGPAWTRVTEPDGTPGQWYLHLFDTSQPDFNWDSPAVHAEFEKILRFWLDRGVGGFRVDVAHALIKKSGLPDWGGRADGSSSEGFPGHAAPMFGQPGIHDIYRSWRKILDSYDGDRVLCAEATIDPIERLSDWVRPDEMHQTFNFAYLHHPWHAPALREVIESSLQAFDRVGAPTTWVLSNHDVVRHTSRFGLTGAGPRSGDGLGPRDEQPNLELGIARARAATLLMLALPGGVYLYQGEELGLPDHTLLPDEFRQDPTFHRTAGVRVGRDGNRVPLPWKANLPSYGFSSTGESWLPQPPIWGRHSRDIEQRNPDSTLNLYRSALALRRQLRLGHGSLAWWPEHDGEGLVAFVNGTILVAMNMGDVPVELPDLPLLLGSAPDALEGKRLRPNRTVWLRLE
- a CDS encoding FAD-linked oxidase C-terminal domain-containing protein, which gives rise to MSLDALRGLSLSGADLQVDTAPEVLAAYAIDQGPVRAYAEPRAVVWPANVQAVQDVMRWATATGTAVVPRGAGTGVSGGAHATDGCIVLCLDRMNRILEINAQDEVAVVEPGVVNADLNAAAASHGLMYAPDPASYLTSTIGGNVATNAGGLRCAKYGVTRDSVLALDVVLADGTLISTGQRTFKGVAGYDLTGLFTGSEGTLGIIVGITVRLRYLPVEIRTIAAFFPDFPTAAAGVLAVGAARVQPAIMELLDGATLSALDETHGSNLRSRGNALLLIQTDGFGAGAEADMVRSVLTEHASAVTSEGSAEAVRLVELRRHSRGDGDVNQSRVGEDVAVPRSALVRYVADLERMAAQHRVNLKVVAHAGDGNLHPTFWVQAADKSGAARLDAALDESISVALSSGGTITGEHGVGQFKLRWLPQEQQAEVLELQRRIKSVFDPAGILNPGKAIAGSG
- a CDS encoding DUF4190 domain-containing protein yields the protein MSENRPDGQPGANPGANNENASDDGQYGPPSPQPGYPGVPDPTDSTAYPSYGQQDSYPGGGQQTPAYSQQQGYPGYGEQPAYPAYGQAGYPVPRPNPGQAMGIAGLVTSFFFSVLGLVLSIVGLTQSRKAGMGNTPAVIGIVVGSLGTIFGVLMFIFIVLAATASRY
- a CDS encoding DUF4032 domain-containing protein codes for the protein MTDAAPASWQNEPTDWEQAGKLPRTTRSSTQRINTLGSLNITAASMDPALLDLPWHIPLEEWPKENLAALPRGISRHVVRFARLGDSLIAIKETSEHVARQEYHMLRKLRRLNVPAVAPVAVITGRMDSAGEELQPVLVTRHLRFSLPYRAVFSQTLREVTLTRLIDAQALLLVRLHLAGFYWGDVSLSNTLFRRDAGAFAAYLVDAETGELYPELSNGQREYDLEIARVNIAGELMDLAEGGLIEESVDPLATSERIMDSYRRLWAELTERESFGMADRWRVDARIRRLNDLGFDVDELSISTTPDGTQVQLQPKVVDAGHHQRRLLRLTGIDAQENQARRLLNDLDSYRVTSHPELDEELSAHLWVTQVFEPIVKAVPRDLGSKLEAAEVVHEVLEHRWYMSEKANRNVPMAEAVQSYMDTILRHRRDEAAILLSTDTRTMEILDAGGAPA